The genomic segment TCAAGAATAGAATGTTAGAAATGTATGTGTGGGAAAAGTGAGTTTTTGGCACCCAAATTTTCCAGGAGGGCAGATTCTCTTCAACCATTTTTCTAACTCCACAGCTTGTAGTTTGTGTTAGTGtactttatagtttttttttttttttttggaattgtTTGTTGTTTATTTTGCTCCAGGTAATTGAGAAAAGAGTTATTAGAAAGTCTTATTTATTGGAGACGATAAGTTGAGGGAAGTCCAATTGAAAGTGTGCATACTATGAAGATCAGTGACATGAAGCGAAAGGAACGCTTTTTTCAGctgcaatttttattttttatttttgtatacaAGTCAAATAAGCTTTTATACATGGCCAATTCGTTTTGTTTACTCAGGATTGCATTCTAATCACCAACAAGATGATCCAAACTCAACCCAGATAATATCCAGCTCGGGCAGAAAATCATTTTTGCTTAAAGTACTCTAATCCAATCAGTACGTACAAACCATACGAGTCACTCACAACTCACAAATGTCAAACACCTCATTCCCACTTCCAAAAAGCACATGGTATGGTAAAGTACCAAAAGTTGACCCAAACGAAGAATCTCTCCACTTCATTCTCTCCCAAAATATGACCTGAAAGTAGTCGCCATCGACCGAAGCAGGCCGAGAAGTTTACGTCCCCATCTGTTGATGGCCTCCCAAAAAAGCCTTACCAGAACAGGCACTGCAGCCGAAAACAGAATGTAACGAAACTTCACTGACTCTTTAGGCGTCACTGCAAATACCGCCGACCCATAAGTGACGATCATGGAGATTGTGGCTAGCCACACCTCGAAATGAAAAGGGAACCTGTAAAATTAACTATAAAATGTAATATTCCAAGAATTAGGCATATACATAAAGAGGATTTATGAGATGGGGTTTATATGTGGTTTACCTGTAAGTGAGGCATATTATGACCAAAATGGCAGAGGAGAGAGCCAAAGTGTTTGATATGAGAAAAACATAGAAAGGAATCTGGTGTGTGGCGTAGATCGATCTTCCGGCTGTGTGACCTCCTTCACTGTCTTGCCAGACGCCGCCGGGAGGGTTGACACCTGCTTGGAAGGTCACGGCGGTGATGAGAGCCGCCACCACCAGAAGAACATTCCGGGCATCGGCTGGTTTGTCTTGCTGTTTGTCGTATTGAAAACTCTTGAACCATCTCCAAGACCCTGCAGTATTTGCCTTTGGTGGATTCGCCATTGATGTCTTTTTCTTATGTTTTTCTCCAAGTTTTATCTAAAAATTTGGTTGGTTACTACAAtgcatatgtgtatatatgtacatatatatcatataatatataatatgttGTAGAAACATGAGTGAGTTTTTGGTCAAGGGGAAAACGAGTGAGGAAGGAGCAAGGAAGAAGAAGGGAAAGGTTCATCAAAGACTGGGTCGGCTGCCACCTGTTGTAGGTTAGGTGTATTCTGAAATCTCAGAAAGTATATGTTTGGAAATATTTAAATTGCATTAGAATAAAAAAGTTATGTAAAGATGAtagtaagaaaaataaaaggtttTCTTTCTATCAAAGTTGATATAGAAGCTggcatataattatttataaattataacaacacaagctttgttatcatataatatatatcaaACCCCAACTATTGCGCCCCACCTCAACTATTTGTTTAACCTTCATCTTTTTTCTTATTTAGGCTATCActatcattattattaatttcttaattcaaatataaataaataaataaaattattaatagaATACAAACTTAGCAAGcaataagatatttttgataaACCAGACTTTAGGAGGACACGAAACCAaactaaataattttatataatacTTAAAAAggaattaaatatataaatgaataaaaaaattattgtcaATAAATGATATTATCTCTTCTATGTAATAAgtgtataaataaaattttagttttaacagtcttttatatttttaattttatatttaacggtagattgtaaatataatttaaacttaaatcatattaaataaataattaattaaacaaattaaaatagaaaatttttgagatattttacaataacaatatttaaaattaataaaaccatttataacttaaataaaatttaattaaatttaaacttaagCTTCATGTATTATAATAATACCGTACACTACAACAATTAATGTCATTTACGGCGGGTTCAGTCCGCCGCTATTATACAGGCTATTAGCGGCAGACTAGGAGGTCTGCCGCTAAATATGTgtgattatttaaaaaatatataataatatgtattagcggcggactgccCATTATTAGCGACGGGTAGTCTGCCACTAATACAACAGATGAAATACTTGGGAAACAGAGggttatttt from the Humulus lupulus chromosome X, drHumLupu1.1, whole genome shotgun sequence genome contains:
- the LOC133804970 gene encoding uncharacterized protein LOC133804970; translated protein: MANPPKANTAGSWRWFKSFQYDKQQDKPADARNVLLVVAALITAVTFQAGVNPPGGVWQDSEGGHTAGRSIYATHQIPFYVFLISNTLALSSAILVIICLTYRFPFHFEVWLATISMIVTYGSAVFAVTPKESVKFRYILFSAAVPVLVRLFWEAINRWGRKLLGLLRSMATTFRSYFGRE